In the genome of Myxococcus stipitatus, one region contains:
- a CDS encoding DUF1592 domain-containing protein, producing MRTQRLSREPAERGRWWRPVVLGLVLSGAAGCEGTLSNPEGPGGGPGPGTPPPAAIEKPAPSVRMARLTHVQWANSVQELLRLDAPPTTLAGTFRADPAQSGFLFDNHARALAVDEALWGAYQRAAAELAGQVTTDATKLARLLPPSSATGEARARAFVESFGLRAHRRPLTSEEVESYLGLYRKGPQAYADMPAFEGGIRLVIEAFLQSPHFLYRVERSTKAVKDRVPLDDFEVASRLSYGLWSAMPDDALFAAASEGTLHSREGVAAQARRMLQDARSNKVVEAFHRTLFDVPRYAAIRPSLTRYPQVSERLGEYAARETTLFVQDVVFTRKGGYRDLLTSPATFVNDELARVYGLSGTFTADFVPVTLDSRERKGVLTQVGFLASHATSVDPDPIHRGVFVSERIICRKIGAPPANIPPLPAPQGRTNREVVASHTEVPGSACANCHSNLINPLGFPFENFDAIGGYRTTDNGHPVDASASPTINGATVRVRDALDLADALAADEAVHACYAQHWVEYLHGRPLAHEDGPLVERLGKLSKAGSLSIVDLVVEVVTSEGFVNRHPEELP from the coding sequence ATGCGGACACAACGATTGTCACGAGAGCCAGCGGAGCGGGGACGGTGGTGGCGCCCGGTGGTGCTCGGGCTGGTCTTGAGCGGGGCTGCTGGCTGCGAAGGAACCCTCTCCAACCCAGAGGGCCCCGGTGGCGGGCCCGGCCCCGGTACGCCTCCGCCCGCCGCCATCGAGAAGCCCGCCCCGTCCGTGCGGATGGCGCGCCTGACGCATGTGCAGTGGGCCAACAGCGTGCAGGAACTGCTCAGGCTGGACGCACCGCCCACCACGCTGGCGGGCACCTTCCGCGCGGACCCCGCCCAGAGTGGCTTCCTCTTCGACAACCATGCGCGAGCCCTCGCCGTCGACGAGGCCCTCTGGGGCGCCTATCAGCGCGCCGCCGCGGAGCTCGCCGGCCAGGTGACGACGGACGCGACGAAGCTCGCGCGCCTGCTGCCTCCGTCGTCCGCCACCGGCGAAGCGCGCGCCCGCGCCTTCGTGGAGTCCTTCGGCCTGCGCGCGCACCGGCGTCCGCTGACGTCCGAAGAGGTGGAGAGCTACCTCGGGCTGTACCGCAAGGGGCCCCAGGCCTACGCGGACATGCCTGCCTTCGAGGGCGGCATCCGGCTGGTGATTGAGGCCTTCCTCCAGTCGCCTCACTTCCTCTACCGCGTGGAGCGCAGCACGAAGGCCGTGAAGGACCGGGTGCCGCTCGATGACTTCGAAGTGGCCTCGCGGCTGAGCTACGGCCTCTGGAGCGCGATGCCAGACGACGCCCTGTTCGCCGCCGCGAGCGAGGGCACCTTGCACTCCCGCGAGGGTGTCGCCGCCCAGGCGCGGCGCATGCTTCAGGACGCTCGCTCGAACAAGGTGGTGGAGGCCTTCCACCGCACCCTCTTCGACGTGCCTCGCTACGCCGCCATCCGGCCCTCGCTCACGCGCTACCCGCAGGTGTCCGAGCGCCTGGGGGAGTACGCGGCCCGGGAGACGACCCTCTTCGTCCAGGACGTCGTCTTCACCCGCAAGGGGGGCTACCGCGACCTGCTCACCTCGCCGGCCACCTTCGTCAACGACGAGCTGGCGCGCGTCTACGGGCTGAGCGGCACGTTCACCGCCGACTTCGTCCCCGTGACGCTGGACTCACGCGAGCGCAAGGGTGTGCTTACCCAGGTGGGCTTCCTGGCCTCGCACGCGACGTCGGTGGACCCGGACCCCATCCACCGCGGCGTCTTCGTCTCCGAGCGCATCATCTGCCGGAAGATTGGCGCACCGCCGGCCAACATCCCGCCGCTCCCCGCGCCCCAGGGCCGCACCAATCGCGAGGTCGTCGCTTCGCACACCGAGGTGCCCGGGAGCGCGTGCGCCAACTGTCACTCGAACCTCATCAACCCGCTCGGCTTCCCCTTCGAGAACTTCGACGCCATCGGCGGCTACCGCACCACGGACAACGGACATCCCGTGGACGCCAGCGCGTCTCCCACCATCAACGGAGCGACGGTGCGGGTGCGCGACGCGCTCGACCTGGCGGACGCTCTCGCGGCCGATGAGGCGGTGCATGCGTGCTACGCGCAGCACTGGGTGGAGTATCTCCACGGGCGCCCGCTCGCCCACGAGGATGGGCCGCTGGTGGAGCGGCTCGGGAAGCTGTCGAAGGCGGGCAGTCTGTCCATCGTCGACCTCGTTGTGGAGGTCGTCACCAGCGAAGGCTTCGTGAATCGCCACCCGGAGGAACTGCCATGA
- a CDS encoding DUF1552 domain-containing protein codes for MKLSRRMVLKGLGGTMLSLPFLEGLVPRTARAADSGALPFAIFFRQANGVASAQTTSEIGAEPERFWPRTLGALTAESIAGRAVGVLNDHRAHLLLVRNVNMKDYNYGDGHARGALQGLTARGPVVEGAGGDSESGGESIDHRIGRELNPQQRDSLVFYAGRRGGWLGGPCLSYRSSNVRRAALHDPWNAYQTMIGGPGGLTPEAREQLLVRQRSVNDLVKAQLQALQQRPELSASDHERLDLHLSNVRDLEVALSCRMRADQELILQQQAPGYDSTDGTEVLATARLHMDIAVMAMACGTNRAAVIQVGNGNDGDTRYRNPDTGQLMENFHYVSHRRSSHDSSGGIITGSDLLHHHVDVQFASTFKHLLDRLVAYQMPDGKRLIEHGVAVWYNDLGNGPAHSARSVPFVLAGSCNGFFKQGVYVEASGGGNPNHNRMLNTIGTAVGLRNAAGGNLDDFGDPALTKGVLSELIA; via the coding sequence ATGAAGCTGAGTCGCCGGATGGTGTTGAAGGGCCTGGGCGGGACGATGCTGAGCCTGCCGTTTCTCGAGGGGCTGGTGCCGAGGACCGCCCGCGCGGCGGACTCGGGGGCGCTGCCGTTCGCCATCTTCTTCCGGCAGGCCAACGGCGTCGCCTCGGCGCAGACGACGTCGGAGATTGGCGCGGAGCCGGAGCGCTTCTGGCCGCGCACGCTGGGGGCGCTCACCGCGGAGAGCATCGCCGGGCGGGCCGTGGGCGTGCTCAATGACCACCGCGCGCACCTGCTCCTGGTGCGCAACGTCAACATGAAGGACTACAACTACGGGGATGGCCACGCCCGAGGCGCCCTGCAGGGGCTCACCGCGCGAGGCCCCGTGGTGGAGGGCGCGGGCGGCGACTCCGAGTCCGGAGGCGAGTCCATCGACCACCGCATCGGCCGCGAGCTCAATCCGCAGCAGCGTGACTCGCTCGTCTTCTACGCGGGGCGGCGGGGCGGCTGGCTCGGGGGGCCCTGCCTCTCCTACCGGAGCAGCAACGTGCGCCGGGCCGCGCTGCATGACCCGTGGAATGCGTACCAGACGATGATTGGCGGCCCGGGAGGACTGACGCCCGAGGCTCGCGAGCAGCTCCTCGTCCGGCAGCGCAGCGTGAACGACCTGGTGAAGGCCCAGCTCCAGGCGCTCCAGCAGCGTCCCGAGCTGAGCGCGTCGGACCATGAGCGCCTGGACCTGCACCTGTCCAATGTCCGGGACCTGGAGGTCGCCCTGAGCTGCCGCATGCGCGCGGACCAGGAGCTCATCCTCCAGCAGCAGGCGCCCGGCTATGACAGCACGGACGGCACGGAGGTGCTCGCCACCGCCAGGCTGCACATGGACATCGCGGTGATGGCGATGGCGTGTGGCACCAACCGCGCGGCTGTCATCCAGGTGGGCAACGGCAACGACGGCGACACGCGCTACCGCAACCCGGACACGGGACAGCTGATGGAGAACTTCCATTACGTGTCCCACCGTCGCTCGTCGCACGACTCCAGCGGCGGCATCATCACCGGCTCGGACCTGCTGCACCACCACGTGGACGTGCAGTTCGCGAGCACCTTCAAGCACCTCTTGGACCGGCTGGTGGCCTACCAGATGCCGGACGGAAAGCGCCTCATCGAGCACGGCGTGGCTGTCTGGTACAACGACCTGGGCAACGGGCCGGCTCACTCGGCGCGCAGCGTGCCCTTCGTCCTGGCGGGGAGCTGCAATGGCTTCTTCAAGCAGGGCGTCTACGTCGAGGCATCGGGCGGCGGCAATCCGAACCACAACCGGATGCTGAACACCATCGGCACCGCGGTGGGGCTGAGGAACGCGGCGGGTGGGAACCTGGATGACTTCGGCGACCCGGCGCTGACCAAGGGCGTGCTCTCCGAGCTCATCGCCTGA
- a CDS encoding epoxide hydrolase family protein, whose amino-acid sequence MHKPFTLAVSDSELADLRARLKATRFPAAVEGVGWDDGTDAELLRRLVTHWAERFDWRTAERRLNAIPHFIEEIDGERVHFVQVKGQGESRVPLVLANGWPSNFVEFLPLIPLLTAERNGVSFDVIIPSMQGFGFSGRPTKKGMNMSRMGHLWAELMTRLGYEKFLVACSDLGSGVCFSLVRNHPGRLIGVHYLNVFSGYPRPEAPTPEEVDYFRRVDLWALTEGAYVMLHGTKPQTLAVGLNDSPAGLASWIIEKFHGVSRLRDGHLESVYSLDDLCTLLSVYWFTQTISSSIRLYKEAFADQELLMPMPRHDVKQGVLVPADVDNPAPRAWGERHLQNLVHWTEARQAGHFPALEAPEHYAADIRAFHDTIR is encoded by the coding sequence ATGCACAAACCGTTCACCCTTGCCGTTTCCGATTCCGAGCTCGCCGACCTTCGGGCGCGGCTGAAGGCAACTCGTTTCCCCGCGGCGGTCGAAGGCGTCGGCTGGGACGATGGCACCGATGCCGAGCTGCTCCGGCGGTTGGTCACCCACTGGGCGGAGCGGTTCGACTGGCGCACCGCCGAGCGGCGGCTCAACGCGATTCCGCACTTCATCGAGGAGATCGACGGCGAGCGGGTTCATTTCGTTCAGGTGAAAGGGCAGGGCGAGAGCCGCGTTCCCCTCGTCCTTGCCAATGGCTGGCCATCGAACTTCGTCGAGTTCCTGCCGCTCATCCCGCTGCTCACCGCCGAGCGAAACGGGGTGTCGTTCGACGTCATCATTCCCTCGATGCAGGGCTTCGGCTTCTCGGGCCGGCCGACGAAGAAGGGGATGAACATGAGTCGCATGGGGCATCTCTGGGCCGAGCTGATGACCCGGCTGGGCTACGAGAAGTTCCTCGTGGCGTGCTCGGACCTGGGGTCCGGGGTCTGCTTCAGCCTGGTCCGCAACCACCCTGGCCGTCTCATCGGCGTGCACTATCTCAACGTCTTCTCGGGGTATCCGCGGCCGGAGGCGCCGACGCCCGAGGAAGTGGACTACTTCCGGCGCGTCGACCTGTGGGCCCTCACGGAGGGCGCCTACGTCATGCTTCACGGAACCAAGCCGCAGACGCTCGCCGTCGGCCTCAACGACTCACCCGCGGGCCTGGCGTCGTGGATCATCGAGAAGTTTCACGGCGTGAGCCGGCTGCGGGATGGCCACCTGGAGTCGGTCTATTCGCTCGACGACCTCTGTACGCTGCTCTCGGTCTACTGGTTCACCCAGACGATCAGTTCCTCGATTCGGCTCTACAAAGAGGCCTTCGCCGACCAGGAGCTGTTGATGCCGATGCCTCGCCACGACGTGAAGCAGGGCGTGCTGGTGCCCGCGGACGTCGACAATCCCGCGCCGCGCGCCTGGGGCGAACGGCACTTGCAGAACCTGGTCCACTGGACCGAGGCGCGGCAGGCCGGGCACTTCCCAGCACTCGAGGCTCCGGAGCACTACGCGGCCGATATCCGGGCCTTCCATGACACCATCAGGTGA
- a CDS encoding YafY family protein encodes MDKTERLFAVMDALRRHRRPVTAAALAEEQGVSVRTLYRDVRTLIGLGAPIVGEAGVGYMLKPGFFLPPLMFTPEELEALVLGSRWVEAQPDAGLAGAARNALGKIATASPEDLRERMKDTGLWPILMRGGASAPVPVLGLVRRAIREEKALLIVYSDGKGQPSQRDIWPVQLAFHEGKQLVAAWCCLRQAFRHFRVDRITSASATEARYGRKRAVLAREWREEWARLYPDSVQASS; translated from the coding sequence ATGGACAAGACCGAACGCCTCTTCGCCGTCATGGATGCACTTCGCCGGCACCGCCGCCCCGTCACCGCGGCGGCCCTGGCCGAAGAGCAGGGCGTGTCCGTCCGCACGCTCTATCGCGACGTGCGGACGCTCATCGGTCTTGGCGCGCCCATCGTTGGGGAGGCGGGCGTGGGCTATATGCTGAAGCCGGGCTTCTTCCTGCCGCCGCTGATGTTCACGCCGGAGGAGCTCGAGGCGCTGGTGCTCGGCTCCCGCTGGGTCGAGGCCCAGCCGGATGCCGGCCTCGCCGGGGCAGCGCGCAATGCACTGGGCAAGATCGCCACCGCCTCTCCCGAAGATCTGCGCGAGCGGATGAAGGACACCGGGCTCTGGCCCATCCTGATGCGCGGTGGGGCGTCTGCCCCCGTCCCGGTGCTCGGCCTCGTGCGCCGGGCCATTCGCGAAGAGAAGGCGCTCCTCATCGTGTACTCGGACGGGAAGGGCCAGCCGAGCCAGCGCGACATCTGGCCGGTGCAGCTCGCGTTTCACGAGGGCAAGCAGCTCGTCGCCGCCTGGTGCTGCTTGCGCCAGGCCTTCCGCCATTTCCGCGTCGACCGCATCACCTCCGCCTCGGCGACCGAGGCCCGTTACGGGCGCAAGCGCGCCGTGCTGGCGCGGGAATGGCGGGAGGAATGGGCACGCCTGTATCCCGACTCGGTGCAGGCCTCTTCTTGA
- a CDS encoding DUF4038 domain-containing protein has protein sequence MFAACSSQVEAPGDTEAPGSSGQKLIGPTFTFPLKVSANKRYIVDQNNVPFLVNGFNPQSIVTGVDPADFNTIFATKASQGVNAADVWLVQSYSTPDSSTWDGIKPFTGTLAQNCEYGPCWDLSTPNDAYFARVDALVAAANQNNIVLFATPLDGPVTFHQTLVANGATRANQYGRYLGNRYKNSHNIVWWMGGDYFDVDVNDKARMSAVANGIKSTDTVNPKLFVLQLAPTTGTSSLDGDWAVWGNLVTLSGVYNYSAAYYKQHVDYGRTLPAVMPSFLMEPKYEDEEVAARDTRKVAWWSITSGSVGTLYGASHEWQLGAPFPNKSLLNNPTHPGAISMQHLRTFFDGPNGFNWWDLVPDRGPNDPVNGSTIVTHGMCTSGSNSTSCYGNNPVRTNYYATTARTPNGSAVLVYIPSSRTVRVDMTKLCGTSTARWFNPTNGVYTTIGTSYANSGTQDFTTPAWTSGHQANCEDAAPQSTNCNDWVLTINANAPCSGAVAPTTTTSAASNVGASGATLNGSANPNGAQTTGWFRYSTSNPGTCNDTFGTRAPATGGVNLGSAGSALPYTQALTGLTASTTYYFCAIASNPMGVTPASTVLSFTTSAAGTAPTVVTSDATGVTSTGATLNGSGNPQGVASTGWFRYSATHPGSCNDTFGTRAPATGGVNLGNGSAAVGFNQAITGLTPGTTYYFCALASSTAGAGTGQVSSFVANAGSSITIGETNVLSGTDSGLGDLLIGNQVSLGQTATLQTLSINVKALGTSPGNLTLAVYDSLTSGAPGNLMATSTSFVPVVGWNTVNVVTPVSLSAGTYWLVVGLNSGSTVLAYGGGSGVERWVSRPYGAMPATFPTSGVTQGAGHYSFNATLTP, from the coding sequence GTGTTCGCCGCCTGTTCCTCACAGGTCGAAGCCCCTGGCGACACGGAAGCCCCCGGTTCCTCGGGCCAGAAGCTCATCGGCCCGACTTTCACTTTTCCGCTGAAGGTCAGCGCGAACAAACGCTACATCGTCGACCAGAACAACGTTCCGTTCCTCGTGAACGGATTCAATCCGCAGTCCATCGTCACGGGAGTCGACCCGGCGGACTTCAACACCATCTTCGCCACCAAGGCGAGCCAGGGTGTCAACGCCGCGGATGTCTGGCTGGTCCAGTCCTACTCCACGCCGGACTCGTCCACCTGGGACGGCATCAAGCCCTTCACCGGGACGCTGGCCCAGAACTGCGAGTATGGCCCTTGCTGGGACTTGAGCACGCCGAACGACGCCTACTTTGCTCGCGTCGATGCCCTGGTTGCGGCGGCCAACCAGAACAACATCGTGCTCTTCGCGACGCCGCTCGACGGTCCCGTCACGTTCCACCAGACGCTCGTGGCGAACGGGGCGACGCGGGCGAACCAGTACGGCCGGTATCTCGGCAACCGCTACAAGAACAGCCACAACATCGTCTGGTGGATGGGCGGCGACTACTTCGATGTCGACGTCAATGACAAGGCGCGCATGTCCGCGGTGGCGAACGGCATCAAGAGCACGGACACCGTGAACCCGAAGCTCTTCGTGCTCCAGCTCGCGCCCACCACCGGGACCAGCTCCCTGGATGGCGACTGGGCGGTGTGGGGCAACCTGGTCACCCTCAGCGGCGTCTACAACTACAGCGCGGCCTACTACAAGCAGCACGTCGACTATGGGCGGACCCTGCCGGCGGTCATGCCCAGCTTCCTGATGGAGCCCAAGTACGAGGACGAGGAAGTGGCCGCTCGCGACACCCGGAAGGTGGCCTGGTGGTCCATCACCTCCGGCTCCGTCGGCACGCTCTACGGTGCGTCCCACGAGTGGCAGCTGGGCGCGCCGTTCCCCAACAAGTCCTTGCTCAACAACCCGACGCACCCCGGCGCCATCTCCATGCAGCACCTGCGGACCTTCTTCGACGGTCCCAATGGGTTCAACTGGTGGGACCTGGTCCCGGACCGCGGGCCGAATGACCCGGTCAACGGCAGCACCATCGTGACCCACGGCATGTGCACCAGCGGGAGCAACAGCACCAGCTGCTACGGCAACAACCCCGTTCGGACCAACTACTACGCGACGACCGCGCGGACCCCCAACGGGTCGGCGGTGCTCGTCTACATCCCGTCGTCCCGCACCGTCCGCGTGGACATGACCAAGCTGTGCGGCACCTCCACGGCCAGGTGGTTCAACCCCACCAACGGGGTCTACACGACCATCGGCACCAGCTACGCGAACAGCGGGACGCAGGACTTCACCACGCCGGCGTGGACCTCGGGCCACCAGGCGAACTGCGAAGACGCGGCGCCGCAGTCCACGAACTGCAACGACTGGGTGCTCACGATCAACGCCAATGCTCCGTGCAGCGGCGCCGTGGCTCCGACCACGACCACTTCGGCGGCCAGCAATGTCGGCGCATCCGGCGCGACGCTCAATGGCTCGGCCAACCCCAACGGTGCGCAGACGACGGGTTGGTTCCGCTACAGCACCAGCAACCCCGGAACCTGCAATGACACCTTCGGGACCCGCGCTCCGGCCACGGGGGGCGTGAACCTGGGCAGCGCTGGCTCGGCGCTTCCGTACACGCAGGCCCTGACTGGGCTCACGGCGAGCACCACGTACTATTTCTGCGCCATCGCCAGCAATCCGATGGGGGTGACTCCCGCGAGCACGGTGCTGTCGTTCACCACCTCGGCCGCGGGCACGGCTCCGACCGTCGTCACCTCGGATGCGACGGGTGTCACCTCGACGGGCGCCACGTTGAACGGGTCGGGCAACCCTCAGGGCGTGGCTTCCACGGGTTGGTTCCGCTACAGCGCGACCCACCCCGGAAGCTGCAATGACACCTTCGGGACGCGTGCTCCGGCCACGGGTGGCGTGAACCTGGGCAATGGCAGCGCGGCCGTCGGCTTCAATCAGGCCATCACGGGGCTGACGCCTGGGACGACGTACTACTTCTGTGCCCTGGCCAGCAGCACCGCCGGCGCCGGCACGGGGCAGGTGAGCTCGTTCGTGGCCAACGCGGGTTCGTCCATCACCATCGGGGAGACGAACGTCCTGTCGGGGACCGACTCCGGCCTCGGCGACCTGCTGATCGGCAACCAGGTTTCGCTGGGGCAAACGGCCACGCTCCAGACCCTGAGCATCAACGTCAAGGCGCTCGGGACCTCACCGGGCAATCTGACGCTGGCCGTCTATGACAGCCTCACCAGTGGAGCGCCGGGCAACCTCATGGCGACGAGCACTTCGTTCGTCCCCGTGGTCGGGTGGAACACGGTCAACGTCGTCACGCCGGTCTCGCTCTCCGCGGGCACGTACTGGCTCGTGGTGGGGTTGAACAGCGGCAGCACGGTCCTCGCCTATGGCGGCGGTTCGGGAGTCGAGCGCTGGGTCAGCAGGCCCTATGGCGCGATGCCCGCGACGTTCCCGACCTCCGGCGTGACGCAGGGAGCGGGTCACTACTCGTTCAACGCGACGCTCACCCCGTAG
- a CDS encoding LysR family transcriptional regulator: MRRVELRHLRYFVAVAEAGSMMAGARAIGIVQPALSRQIRELEEAVGTPLLLRRSTGIALTAAGASFLRDATRLLKELQDSRERALRSAEGQLGELRLGVLPNYFPLPGVSNLLKVFRTMCPDVMLSISPMLSADQAAAITRGELDGGIMAWRQDVAPHLSGVRLRRDRFVLAMLASPGKRFRAPRRLAELAGAPFIWFDPLRSAAHHRFLIEQCRRVGFTPHIAQVGSDIPTLIGLVAAGMGYAFVPESTAPTCPRTVRLVELDELADRFDVEFVYDGRTDAPVVQRFLTALRTTVTA, from the coding sequence ATGCGGCGCGTCGAGCTGCGTCATCTGCGCTACTTTGTCGCGGTCGCGGAGGCGGGCAGCATGATGGCGGGTGCCCGGGCCATCGGGATTGTGCAGCCCGCGCTGTCCCGACAGATTCGCGAGCTGGAGGAAGCCGTTGGCACCCCGCTCCTCCTCCGCCGCTCGACAGGCATCGCACTCACGGCGGCGGGGGCGAGCTTCCTGCGGGACGCGACCCGCCTCCTCAAGGAGCTTCAGGACAGCCGAGAGCGTGCGCTGCGCAGCGCGGAGGGCCAGCTGGGGGAGCTGCGGCTCGGCGTGCTGCCGAACTACTTTCCGCTGCCCGGGGTGTCGAACCTCCTCAAGGTGTTCCGGACGATGTGTCCGGACGTCATGCTGTCCATCTCGCCCATGTTGTCGGCCGACCAGGCGGCGGCCATCACGAGGGGCGAGCTCGACGGCGGCATCATGGCGTGGCGACAGGACGTGGCGCCCCATCTGTCAGGCGTTCGGCTGCGGCGCGACCGGTTCGTGCTCGCGATGTTGGCCTCGCCAGGAAAGCGCTTCCGAGCCCCTCGCCGTCTGGCCGAACTGGCGGGCGCGCCGTTCATCTGGTTCGACCCGCTCCGGTCCGCCGCGCATCACCGGTTCCTCATCGAGCAGTGCCGGCGGGTCGGCTTCACGCCGCACATCGCCCAGGTCGGCAGCGACATTCCAACGCTCATCGGACTCGTCGCGGCGGGGATGGGCTACGCGTTCGTCCCGGAGAGCACGGCGCCCACCTGCCCTCGCACCGTTCGACTGGTCGAGCTCGACGAGCTCGCGGACCGCTTCGACGTCGAGTTCGTCTATGACGGGAGGACAGATGCTCCCGTCGTCCAGCGGTTCCTCACCGCGCTGCGCACGACCGTCACCGCATGA
- a CDS encoding pyridoxal-phosphate dependent enzyme yields the protein MPLHIQTPYIRSRAASLRLGKDVLLKLDAMQPSGSFKLRGIGAVCEARHAAGARRFVSSSSGNAGIAVAYSGRELGVPVLVVVPESSSARARDRIRFEGAELVVHGASWAEANAYAQSVMGANDAFVHPFDDPGLWPGHATMVDEMAATGPKPDAVVVAVGGGGLLCGVLEGLARNGWGDVPVVATETEGADCYARSLEAGRPIELPAITSIATSLGAKRPSSTAVEWATRHAIESVVVSDAAAVAACLRFLDEHQLLVEPSCGSALAALDTASPVLASASRIAVIVCGGVTATVEALQAFHRREG from the coding sequence ATGCCACTCCACATCCAGACGCCCTACATCCGCTCGCGAGCCGCGTCGCTTCGGCTCGGCAAAGACGTCCTCTTGAAGCTCGATGCGATGCAGCCGTCGGGCTCGTTCAAGCTCCGGGGGATTGGCGCGGTCTGTGAGGCGAGGCACGCCGCGGGGGCCCGTCGCTTCGTGTCGTCCTCGAGCGGCAACGCGGGCATCGCGGTGGCCTACTCGGGCCGGGAGCTTGGCGTTCCCGTGCTCGTCGTCGTCCCGGAGAGCTCGTCCGCGCGCGCGCGTGACCGGATTCGTTTCGAGGGCGCGGAGCTGGTGGTCCACGGCGCCTCGTGGGCGGAGGCGAACGCATACGCGCAATCCGTGATGGGTGCGAACGATGCGTTCGTTCACCCCTTCGACGACCCGGGGCTGTGGCCGGGCCATGCGACGATGGTCGACGAGATGGCGGCGACCGGACCGAAGCCCGACGCGGTCGTGGTGGCGGTCGGCGGGGGTGGGCTGCTGTGCGGCGTACTCGAAGGGCTGGCTCGCAACGGCTGGGGCGATGTGCCCGTCGTGGCCACGGAGACCGAAGGGGCGGACTGCTATGCGCGCTCGCTCGAAGCGGGGCGGCCCATCGAGCTGCCCGCGATTACGAGCATCGCCACGTCGCTCGGCGCGAAGCGGCCGAGCAGCACGGCCGTGGAGTGGGCGACACGCCACGCCATCGAGAGCGTCGTCGTGTCCGATGCGGCGGCGGTGGCGGCATGCCTGCGGTTCCTCGACGAGCACCAGCTGCTCGTGGAGCCCTCGTGCGGGAGTGCGCTGGCCGCGCTCGACACCGCTTCACCGGTACTCGCCTCCGCCTCTCGCATCGCCGTGATTGTCTGCGGCGGTGTCACGGCGACCGTCGAGGCCTTGCAAGCCTTCCATCGAAGGGAGGGCTGA